Proteins from one Actinobacillus delphinicola genomic window:
- the uhpC gene encoding MFS transporter family glucose-6-phosphate receptor UhpC, with protein MNIFKEAPDLPVTKSKEEIDKTYRYWRWQLMIVSYIGYAVFYFTRKSFNFVMPDMLQDLGLHKADIGIMGTAFYLTYGVSKFISGMLGDRSNPRYFMGIGLMMTGVVNILFGMSSSVFMFVTLWIINAFFQGWGWPPCAKLLTSWYSRNERGLWWAFWNTSHNVGGALIPILAGAIAMAWGWRYGMIIPGALAIVIGIVLCLGLRDRPTSMGLPTVGQWRNDEAEKKHESEGIGLSAWEILREYIFKNSIIWVLAFSYCCVYIIRTGINDWGNLYLMETHHYDILKANATVSFFEVGGFLGALFAGWGSDKIFKGNRSQMNIIYVFGIIAVALALWIIPTHNYYVMSSLFFLMGFFIFGPQFMIGMAAAEMSHKHAAATATGFVSLFAYGGAAISGYPLSLIIQHFKWHGFFSTLFIISVASAALLIIVPVLQRRHARKQKLAVAK; from the coding sequence ATGAATATTTTTAAAGAAGCACCGGATCTTCCAGTGACCAAATCTAAAGAGGAAATTGATAAAACATATCGCTACTGGCGCTGGCAATTAATGATTGTCAGTTACATCGGATATGCGGTTTTCTACTTCACTCGCAAAAGTTTTAACTTCGTTATGCCAGATATGCTTCAAGATCTTGGTTTGCATAAAGCCGATATCGGGATCATGGGGACAGCATTTTATCTTACTTACGGGGTATCAAAATTTATCTCAGGAATGCTAGGGGATCGTTCAAATCCTCGCTATTTCATGGGTATTGGTTTAATGATGACAGGGGTTGTTAATATTCTGTTCGGGATGAGTTCTTCTGTTTTCATGTTTGTTACTCTTTGGATTATCAATGCGTTCTTCCAAGGTTGGGGTTGGCCACCGTGTGCAAAACTCTTAACCAGTTGGTATTCGCGCAATGAACGTGGTCTTTGGTGGGCATTTTGGAACACCTCACACAACGTAGGTGGCGCATTAATTCCAATTCTTGCTGGTGCAATTGCAATGGCATGGGGTTGGCGTTACGGTATGATTATTCCAGGCGCACTTGCTATTGTTATCGGGATTGTTTTATGTCTTGGTCTACGTGATCGTCCAACCAGCATGGGGTTACCAACCGTTGGTCAATGGCGTAACGATGAAGCAGAAAAGAAACACGAAAGCGAAGGTATCGGGTTATCTGCTTGGGAAATCCTACGTGAATATATCTTTAAAAATAGCATTATCTGGGTTCTTGCCTTCTCTTATTGCTGTGTATATATCATCCGTACAGGTATCAATGACTGGGGTAACTTATACTTAATGGAAACCCACCATTACGATATCTTAAAAGCGAATGCGACCGTATCCTTCTTCGAAGTAGGTGGGTTCTTAGGTGCATTATTTGCAGGTTGGGGGTCAGACAAAATTTTTAAAGGAAACCGCTCACAAATGAATATCATCTATGTGTTTGGTATCATTGCCGTTGCGCTTGCTTTATGGATTATCCCAACACATAACTACTATGTGATGTCTAGTTTGTTCTTCCTAATGGGCTTCTTTATCTTCGGTCCACAGTTTATGATCGGTATGGCAGCAGCTGAAATGTCACATAAACATGCAGCAGCTACAGCAACTGGTTTCGTAAGTTTATTCGCTTACGGTGGTGCAGCAATTTCTGGTTATCCGTTGTCTTTAATTATTCAACACTTCAAATGGCATGGATTTTTCAGCACATTGTTCATTATCTCCGTCGCAAGTGCAGCACTATTAATTATTGTTCCAGTTTTACAACGTCGTCACGCACGTAAACAAAAATTAGCAGTAGCTAAATAA